In Streptomyces sp. NBC_01439, the following are encoded in one genomic region:
- the ltrA gene encoding group II intron reverse transcriptase/maturase, which yields MVNGPEDDGIDWDAMDWRACELKVQRLRQRIFKATQEQDWARVRNLQRLMLRSRSNTLLSVRQATQRNAGRVTAGVDGVVALTSEDRAKVAVQVHQGRGTWKPLPVKRVYIPKANGKQRPLGIPVIVDRCHQGRVRNALEPEWEARFESRSYGFRPGRGCQDAIEMLFTTLRKGSTRVWILDADLSAAFDRIDHDRLLSALGMFPGRRQIGQWLRAGVFEPGMGFSPTKEGTPQGGVISPLLLNVALNGLEEAAGVRLATAPSHKATGKTRPDSAVLVRYADDFVVCCFTEQQVHEVKAQLAEWLKPRGLAFNEEKTRVVHLEDGFDFLGFNIRRYPVGKLLIKPSKAAVKRHRERLSEVMRDLRGSNEKAVIVKLNPIIRGWAAYYRGVVAAEVFKDIDIHMWKLTYKWACYQHPKKSKHWISGRYFGKYNKFRNDHWVFGDRDSGTFLVKSSWTQIVRHTLVKGAASPDDPALTEYWVKRRRRVKPALDSYNLRLLDRQEGRCPLCGENVLTPHQPPQSPLEWERWWKVIARKAISVDYLRHTGRMTPQGDQTRLVHAECARRHAARIRNSTT from the coding sequence ATGGTGAACGGACCCGAGGACGATGGGATCGACTGGGACGCGATGGATTGGCGTGCCTGCGAGCTCAAAGTACAGCGACTGCGGCAGAGGATCTTCAAGGCGACTCAGGAGCAGGACTGGGCGCGAGTCCGGAACCTGCAAAGGTTGATGCTGCGGAGTCGGTCGAACACGTTGTTGAGTGTGCGGCAGGCGACGCAGCGTAATGCTGGCCGCGTCACGGCCGGGGTGGACGGGGTGGTTGCTCTGACCTCCGAGGATCGGGCCAAGGTCGCGGTGCAGGTGCACCAAGGCCGTGGCACCTGGAAGCCCCTGCCTGTGAAGCGGGTGTATATCCCCAAGGCCAACGGAAAGCAGCGCCCACTGGGAATTCCAGTCATTGTCGACCGGTGCCATCAGGGCCGGGTACGCAATGCCCTGGAGCCCGAGTGGGAGGCCAGGTTCGAATCCCGTTCCTACGGGTTTCGTCCGGGCCGAGGCTGCCAGGACGCGATCGAGATGCTCTTCACCACGCTCCGCAAGGGCTCAACGCGGGTGTGGATTCTGGATGCAGACCTGTCTGCGGCGTTCGACAGGATCGACCATGACCGGTTGCTCTCCGCGCTTGGGATGTTCCCGGGCCGGAGGCAGATCGGGCAATGGTTGAGGGCCGGGGTGTTCGAGCCCGGTATGGGGTTCTCTCCGACGAAGGAGGGCACCCCGCAGGGGGGTGTGATCAGTCCTCTGCTGTTGAACGTCGCGCTGAACGGCTTGGAGGAGGCGGCTGGAGTCCGACTCGCAACTGCCCCGTCCCACAAGGCGACGGGAAAGACGCGCCCGGATTCTGCGGTGCTGGTCAGATACGCAGACGACTTCGTCGTGTGCTGCTTCACCGAGCAGCAGGTGCACGAGGTCAAGGCACAGCTTGCCGAGTGGCTGAAGCCGAGGGGCCTGGCCTTCAACGAGGAGAAGACGCGGGTTGTCCACCTCGAAGACGGCTTTGACTTTCTGGGCTTCAACATCCGCCGCTATCCGGTGGGCAAGCTGCTGATTAAGCCGAGCAAGGCCGCCGTCAAGCGGCATCGGGAACGGCTCTCGGAAGTGATGCGCGACTTGCGCGGATCCAACGAGAAGGCGGTCATCGTCAAACTCAACCCCATCATCCGGGGCTGGGCTGCCTACTACCGAGGGGTGGTGGCTGCCGAGGTCTTCAAGGACATCGACATCCACATGTGGAAGCTGACCTACAAGTGGGCCTGCTACCAGCACCCCAAGAAGTCGAAGCACTGGATCTCCGGACGGTACTTCGGCAAGTACAACAAGTTCAGGAACGACCACTGGGTCTTCGGTGACCGCGACAGCGGCACCTTCCTGGTCAAGTCGTCCTGGACGCAGATCGTCCGACACACCCTGGTCAAGGGCGCGGCGTCACCAGACGACCCCGCCCTGACTGAGTACTGGGTCAAGCGTCGTCGCAGGGTCAAGCCCGCACTCGACAGCTACAACCTCCGCCTGCTCGACCGGCAGGAGGGACGCTGCCCGCTGTGCGGGGAAAATGTCCTGACTCCCCACCAGCCACCGCAATCCCCGTTGGAATGGGAACGCTGGTGGAAAGTGATCGCCCGCAAGGCGATCTCTGTCGATTACCTTCGGCACACGGGGAGGATGACGCCGCAAGGCGATCAAACCCGCTTGGTACACGCTGAATGCGCACGGCGACACGCCGCTCGTATTCGGAACAGCACCACCTGA
- a CDS encoding PIG-L deacetylase family protein has product MSLPSLLGVFAHPDDEALLAGGVLAQHAAAGAATNVVTAAWSPTSHRAPELADALAALGAGKPRMLGYADARIPGSAPGKARLCDAPIDEVVELLVGHIRAARPQIVVTHDAYGQLTGHPDHVRTHQATVLAFHAAGLEHLHPDAGAPWQPVALYAATHPVSGVGELGPLLERVGKKVLSVPDEHATATVDVSEWLEQKWAAISAHRSEAAKERPLPGILSRLPAAERESIISTEHFTLLATRPAPAHRATVTEHARLGQPV; this is encoded by the coding sequence GTGTCGCTTCCCAGCCTGCTGGGCGTCTTCGCACACCCTGACGACGAGGCCCTGTTGGCCGGCGGCGTTCTCGCGCAGCATGCCGCCGCGGGCGCAGCAACGAACGTCGTTACCGCCGCCTGGTCCCCCACCAGCCACCGGGCACCCGAGCTCGCCGACGCTCTGGCCGCGCTGGGAGCCGGAAAGCCGAGGATGCTCGGCTACGCCGACGCCCGCATCCCCGGCTCCGCACCCGGCAAGGCCCGGCTGTGCGACGCTCCCATCGACGAGGTCGTCGAGCTGCTCGTCGGTCACATCCGCGCCGCGCGCCCCCAGATTGTGGTGACCCACGACGCCTACGGCCAGCTGACGGGCCACCCCGACCACGTCCGCACCCACCAAGCGACCGTCCTCGCGTTCCACGCCGCCGGTCTTGAGCACCTCCACCCGGATGCCGGGGCCCCGTGGCAGCCCGTAGCTCTGTATGCGGCCACACACCCGGTCTCGGGGGTGGGCGAGCTCGGCCCGCTCTTGGAGCGGGTGGGGAAGAAGGTCCTCAGCGTTCCCGACGAGCACGCCACCGCGACGGTCGACGTGAGCGAGTGGCTCGAGCAGAAGTGGGCCGCGATCTCGGCTCACCGAAGTGAAGCCGCCAAGGAGCGGCCCCTTCCCGGCATCCTCTCCCGCCTCCCTGCAGCGGAGCGGGAGTCGATCATCTCGACCGAGCACTTCACCCTCCTCGCCACCCGCCCCGCACCCGCCCACCGAGCAACAGTCACGGAGCACGCCCGCCTAGGCCAGCCTGTGTGA
- a CDS encoding NUDIX domain-containing protein has translation MAEPVSATVRNAAKAVILHDGRVLLQRAHWEGQDCFFLPGGGQEPGEALDATVRREVHEEAGLDVAPERLLWLREYIGANHGGASEDHRVEAIFLCRPQGDPDELGGHAEDDVQTGLEWVELENVTGLNLLPQGLRPLIADLAHGEVPTCYLGDLA, from the coding sequence GTGGCTGAACCTGTTAGCGCGACCGTCCGCAACGCGGCCAAAGCCGTCATCCTCCACGACGGCCGCGTCCTGCTCCAGCGCGCCCACTGGGAGGGCCAGGACTGCTTCTTCCTGCCCGGCGGGGGCCAGGAACCCGGCGAGGCCCTCGACGCCACGGTCCGCCGTGAGGTCCACGAGGAGGCCGGCCTGGACGTCGCACCCGAGCGTCTGCTGTGGCTGCGTGAGTACATCGGGGCCAACCACGGTGGCGCCTCGGAAGACCACCGGGTCGAAGCGATCTTCCTGTGCCGGCCCCAGGGCGACCCGGACGAGCTCGGCGGCCACGCCGAGGACGACGTGCAGACGGGCCTGGAATGGGTGGAGCTGGAGAACGTGACCGGCCTCAACCTACTGCCGCAGGGCCTGCGCCCCCTGATCGCTGACCTCGCGCACGGTGAGGTTCCCACCTGTTACCTCGGGGACCTCGCCTGA
- a CDS encoding FkbM family methyltransferase, whose product MHGGGPRPCVAHRTRSPRWHGVSPRPWPYAPAGASQAPTRSPSYRPEKPSTRPPDYSADRTPATSTRSTPPRTPCSASWAGSPAALAWAPLIRYLDQELAHRPRTAITRTRHGDLVAVTTSDLIQRFLYLHGVWEPYLTAWIRGRLTRGDTFIDVGAHTGYYTLLASRLVGAPGRVVAIEASPAFHTSLTEAVQRNACHKVRTVNAAAADTARTLTFYLQDTANLGNTSAVQPKTSHSSFQIGALPLPEILSPHELAAARLIKIDFEGAEAFLMEGLAPVLGNLRPDVELVIEVTPRSLAKQGKSVHDVLEPLRAHGFHTYRIANDYDPTSYPSAVRRPAAPECWDGPISDMTDLIFSRVDADQLR is encoded by the coding sequence GTGCACGGCGGTGGCCCAAGGCCCTGCGTCGCGCACCGCACCAGATCACCGCGCTGGCACGGTGTCTCACCGAGGCCGTGGCCGTACGCACCGGCCGGCGCCTCGCAGGCGCCCACCCGGTCACCGTCCTATCGGCCGGAGAAGCCCTCCACACGACCGCCGGACTACTCGGCGGACCGCACGCCCGCTACGTCCACGAGATCAACACCACCGAGGACCCCCTGCTCCGCTTCCTGGGCAGGATCACCAGCCGCCCTCGCCTGGGCCCCCCTGATCCGCTACCTCGACCAGGAACTGGCCCACCGCCCGCGCACCGCGATCACCCGCACCAGGCACGGAGACCTCGTCGCCGTCACCACCAGCGACCTGATCCAGCGGTTCCTCTACCTCCACGGCGTCTGGGAGCCCTACCTCACGGCCTGGATCCGGGGAAGGCTCACCCGCGGCGACACCTTCATCGACGTCGGCGCCCACACCGGCTACTACACCCTCCTCGCTTCCCGCCTCGTCGGAGCACCCGGCCGCGTCGTCGCCATCGAAGCATCCCCTGCCTTCCACACCAGCCTCACCGAGGCCGTCCAGCGCAACGCCTGCCATAAGGTGCGCACCGTCAACGCAGCAGCCGCCGACACCGCACGCACCCTGACCTTCTACCTCCAAGACACGGCCAACCTCGGCAACACCTCCGCTGTCCAGCCGAAGACCTCGCACTCGTCCTTCCAGATTGGAGCCCTTCCCCTGCCAGAGATCCTGTCTCCGCACGAACTCGCAGCGGCACGCCTGATCAAGATCGACTTCGAGGGAGCCGAAGCCTTCCTCATGGAGGGCCTCGCCCCGGTCCTCGGCAACCTTCGACCCGACGTGGAACTCGTCATCGAGGTCACCCCCCGATCCCTGGCGAAGCAGGGGAAGAGTGTGCACGACGTCCTGGAACCCCTCCGGGCGCACGGCTTCCACACGTACCGCATCGCCAACGACTACGACCCGACCAGCTACCCGAGCGCGGTCCGCCGACCGGCTGCCCCCGAGTGTTGGGACGGTCCCATCAGCGACATGACCGACCTGATCTTCTCCCGCGTCGACGCCGACCAACTGCGGTAG